The DNA region ACTTTCATGAAGTATTGGGCCCTCAGGTATCTCTCTTAGGACCTGTCTTATTATCTTGATGCTCTCCATTATCTCCCTGACCCTGACCATAACTCTAGCGTAACAATCCCCTTCTTTCTCCGTGATAACTTCGAAGTCCAGATATGGATAAGCTGCATAAGGCTCAGCCCTCCTGACGTCGTAAGCAACACCGCTAGCCCTCAGATTGGGTCCCGTCACCCCGAGCTTTATCGCATCCTCCCTGCTAAGCACACCAACGCCCTCTAATCTAGCCCTGACGACTGGGTTGTTGAAGTATATATCGAAGTAGTCCTTCATCCTGCCTTCCAGATACTTCAGAGCCCTCTCAGCTCTCTCAGCGAACCCCTTCGGGAGGTCCCTCCTCACCCCGCCGGGTATTATGTAGGAGTAAGTCAGCCTAGCTCCAGTCAGCTCCTGGGCTAATTCTAGGAAGGGCTCCCTATCCCCGAAGCACCACATATATGCTGTTGATGAACCTATCATTACTCCATGAATTCCTAAGCCATAGAGATGGCTGTGGATCCTATTTATCTCAGCTAGCAGCGTCCTCAAGTACTTAGCTCTCTCCGGGGGATCTATACCAAGGAGCTTCTCTAGCGCCATGACGTATGCTAAGTTATTAGCAGTAGTATCTGCTAGGGAGGGCCTCTCAATAAGTGGAATTATCTGGAGGAACTTCTTTACCTCAGCTAGCTTCTCAACAGATCTGTGGACATAACCTATGTTTGGCCTCAGCTCTACCACTATATCGCCATCTACCTTAGCTACGAGCCTCATATGCCCAGAAGCTGGATGCTGAGGACCTATCAGGAGTTCCAAAGTCCTCTCCTCTAAGCTCATGCATCTATCCCCTCCACCTTGACTTTGAACTCCTTCCTCAGAGGGGGTATTCCCTCGTAACTCTCAGGTAGGAGGAGCCTCTCCCCCATCCTCGGGTTCCCCTCGAACTCTATACCCATCAGATCATGTTCCTCATGCTCCTGGTAGAGGACAC from Candidatus Korarchaeum sp. includes:
- a CDS encoding NADH-quinone oxidoreductase subunit D, which codes for MSLEERTLELLIGPQHPASGHMRLVAKVDGDIVVELRPNIGYVHRSVEKLAEVKKFLQIIPLIERPSLADTTANNLAYVMALEKLLGIDPPERAKYLRTLLAEINRIHSHLYGLGIHGVMIGSSTAYMWCFGDREPFLELAQELTGARLTYSYIIPGGVRRDLPKGFAERAERALKYLEGRMKDYFDIYFNNPVVRARLEGVGVLSREDAIKLGVTGPNLRASGVAYDVRRAEPYAAYPYLDFEVITEKEGDCYARVMVRVREIMESIKIIRQVLREIPEGPILHESYEKLIPPKLREDMKQKGIVKFPSVFANLRVPAGEAISRVEGGRGEVVFHVISDGKLSPYRLRMVTPSFRNVILFEHLTKGARVADIPAIYGSLDYFPPEADR